The Anas acuta chromosome 2, bAnaAcu1.1, whole genome shotgun sequence genome contains a region encoding:
- the CD83 gene encoding CD83 antigen, translating into MRAMSTAAYALVVTLCNVWCLVHGAAVAGPDVAVRCAEEALLPCKVLQDSLVTYQTVSWYKMAGDGDGVAWKILDVESHYPKGLGGSLELTNDTFSLRIRNATSQNSGTYKCTWGEQGGEHNLSGTVTLKVTGCPGIEDEKLKKYKAELFMLTCLGIFYLLLIFFTCTCLRKESMSPSYKNSKDEKHMLTLLSVQEMKTFQVLNGDSMCKNGVTSSSV; encoded by the exons ATGAGAGCCATGTCTACAGCAGCCTACGCTCTGGTCGTCACCCTGTGCAATG TGTGGTGCTTGGTCCATGGGGCTGCTGTAGCTGGCCCAGATGTTGCTGTGAGATGTGCTGAAGAAGCGCTGCTGCCCTGTAAAGTTCTTCAGGACTCCTTGGTCACCTACCAGACAGTGTCTTGGTACAAA ATGGCTGGAGATGGTGATGGAGTAGCGTGGAAAATCCTTGATGTGGAATCTCATTATCCGAAAGGACTTGGAGGGTCCCTGGAGCTCACCAATGACACCTTTTCGCTGAGGATCAGAAATGCTACCAGCCAAAACAGTGGCACATACAAATGCACTTGGGGGGAACAAGGAGGAGAACACAATCTCAGTGGCACCGTCACACTAAAAGTAACAG GTTGCCCTGGAATAGAagatgaaaaactaaaaaaatacaaagctgaGCTTTTCATGCTGACTTGCCTCGGGATTTTTTACTTGCTGCTCATCTTTTTTACCTGT aCATGCCTaagaaaagagagtatgtctCCCAGTTATAAGAACAGCAAAGATGAGAAACACATGCTCACCCTCCTCAGCGtacaagaaatgaaaactttccAGGTTTTAAATGGTGACAGCATGTGCAAAAATGGGGTTACGTCAAGCTCTGTCTAA